The following proteins come from a genomic window of Aquimarina sp. MAR_2010_214:
- a CDS encoding DinB family protein, which produces MFSKTLKIVVTALIFISSTTVVSQTTKEITREWVAFFQEVAVKTDKKVKFKLRANLKTVGRKSNSAATLYARIDNKTEESGFRESVQDSVLNNPKWTPYEIEGHFDEAAEKLTFGAWVVSDGEFYFDNFELFFQKEGGNYEPVTIANPGFEEKVQNDNIPGWLQDVDKEKNIKKVKGYTFHSSDEAQNGKLAIVVRGDGVEHSQASNINAEEGFTPQIGTLVSMLNNLSNRVERVVKDLDIRQTDHLLDEKANRIGALIMHLAAAEKIYQNLTFKHRRFNKEEKEKWQTGLSLGEEAREEFKGKPITYYLDIYKEVRKKTIEELKKRNDEWLEQSWPGSTMNNHFAWFHVMEHQSSHLGQILMLKKRIPEEKNDIKLPEEKVNN; this is translated from the coding sequence ATGTTTTCAAAAACTCTTAAAATCGTTGTAACTGCTCTAATTTTTATATCGAGTACTACAGTAGTGTCACAAACCACAAAAGAAATAACCCGAGAGTGGGTGGCTTTTTTTCAGGAAGTAGCAGTAAAAACTGATAAAAAAGTTAAATTTAAGCTACGAGCAAACCTTAAAACCGTTGGCCGTAAAAGTAATAGTGCAGCAACACTTTACGCCCGGATAGATAATAAAACGGAAGAATCGGGATTTAGGGAAAGCGTGCAAGATAGTGTCTTAAACAACCCTAAATGGACTCCTTATGAAATAGAGGGGCATTTTGATGAAGCTGCAGAAAAATTGACTTTTGGCGCTTGGGTAGTTAGTGATGGTGAGTTTTATTTTGATAATTTTGAGCTCTTCTTCCAAAAAGAAGGAGGCAATTATGAACCCGTAACTATTGCTAACCCTGGTTTTGAAGAAAAGGTTCAGAACGATAATATCCCAGGATGGCTACAAGATGTCGATAAAGAAAAAAATATTAAGAAAGTAAAAGGATATACATTTCACTCTAGTGATGAGGCCCAGAATGGTAAGCTGGCTATAGTGGTTCGCGGGGATGGAGTAGAGCATAGTCAAGCAAGTAATATTAATGCAGAAGAAGGGTTTACACCACAAATTGGGACATTGGTTTCTATGCTTAATAATTTGAGTAATCGGGTAGAACGAGTGGTTAAAGATCTTGATATACGACAGACAGACCATTTATTGGATGAAAAAGCAAATAGAATAGGTGCTTTGATTATGCATCTTGCTGCAGCAGAAAAAATATATCAAAACCTTACTTTTAAGCACCGTAGGTTTAATAAAGAAGAAAAAGAAAAGTGGCAAACAGGCCTTAGTCTTGGAGAAGAAGCTAGAGAAGAATTTAAAGGAAAACCTATTACATATTATCTTGATATTTATAAAGAGGTACGAAAAAAAACAATTGAAGAATTAAAAAAACGTAACGATGAATGGTTAGAACAATCTTGGCCCGGTTCTACTATGAATAATCATTTTGCTTGGTTTCATGTCATGGAGCATCAATCGAGTCACTTAGGACAAATTTTGATGCTAAAAAAACGAATTCCGGAAGAAAAAAATGATATTAAACTACCAGAAGAAAAAGTAAATAATTAA
- a CDS encoding S8 family serine peptidase, translated as MKIITTFLFCISSVFGYAQKEKKQLISQTYSGITKQQQLTEEELKSWHRKDISNDTIPGVSLDRAYTELLQGKKAQEVIVAVLDTKLDIYHEDIKQQIWVNTDEILDNGIDDDHNGYIDDCNGWDFLSNTKGEYLRYEHFEMVRIVRKYDAVFKDKSEEDIPNDQKDKYKLYHKAKKALHGYIDEEKDFIVYANHWLDTYPKAKKNLKKLFPKEEYTISQLDSILNTTQKDSLIQSYTKMIKAAIKYDLTPELYKDYLDQTEEGLKTTANVDFKEREIIGDNQEDMSNIHYGSNQVYGEVPFPHSISVTGVLAATRNNGIGIKGFSDHIKVMPVVMVASGDEHDKDVAVAIRYAVDNGAKIINMSWGKDFSLHQDWVQDAIRYAAEKDVVLVNGSGNDAGDIDIRKHYPSDYINDKEIVDNFIMVGASSYTLDKKLRASFSNYGKKNVDLFAPGNKMYTTDINNTYDFSRGTSISTPVVSGIAALIRSYYPNLRAMQVKEILMKSGVSYNIDIEIKQKDGSKKLVPFSELSKSGKIVNAYNALLMAEQISKSKN; from the coding sequence ATGAAAATTATAACTACTTTTTTGTTTTGTATTAGCTCAGTTTTCGGATATGCCCAGAAAGAGAAAAAACAGTTGATCTCACAAACATATAGTGGAATAACCAAACAACAACAACTTACCGAAGAAGAACTTAAAAGCTGGCATCGTAAAGATATTAGCAACGATACAATTCCTGGGGTAAGTTTGGATAGGGCATATACAGAATTATTACAAGGTAAAAAAGCACAGGAAGTAATTGTAGCTGTTCTAGATACTAAACTTGATATCTACCATGAAGATATAAAGCAACAGATATGGGTAAATACCGATGAAATCCTTGATAACGGAATTGATGATGATCACAATGGATATATAGATGATTGTAATGGGTGGGATTTTTTAAGCAATACCAAAGGAGAATATCTTAGATATGAGCATTTCGAAATGGTAAGAATTGTTAGAAAGTATGATGCTGTATTTAAAGATAAATCTGAAGAAGACATCCCCAATGATCAAAAAGATAAATACAAATTATATCACAAGGCCAAAAAGGCACTGCATGGATATATTGATGAAGAAAAAGATTTTATAGTATATGCAAATCATTGGTTAGACACCTATCCTAAAGCTAAGAAGAATTTAAAAAAGTTATTTCCAAAAGAAGAGTATACGATATCACAATTAGATAGTATCCTAAATACAACCCAAAAAGATAGTTTGATACAATCCTATACAAAAATGATAAAAGCAGCTATCAAATATGACTTAACACCAGAGTTATATAAAGACTATCTAGACCAGACAGAAGAAGGGCTAAAAACAACTGCTAATGTAGATTTTAAGGAACGAGAGATTATTGGTGATAACCAAGAGGATATGTCTAACATACACTACGGGTCTAATCAAGTATATGGAGAGGTGCCTTTTCCGCATTCAATTTCGGTAACAGGAGTTCTGGCAGCAACACGAAATAACGGTATAGGAATTAAAGGGTTTTCTGATCATATAAAAGTCATGCCTGTAGTTATGGTTGCTTCTGGTGATGAGCACGATAAGGATGTGGCAGTAGCTATTAGATATGCTGTAGATAATGGAGCTAAAATAATTAATATGAGTTGGGGTAAAGATTTTTCTCTTCACCAGGATTGGGTACAGGATGCTATACGTTATGCAGCAGAAAAAGATGTAGTTCTCGTTAATGGTTCGGGGAATGATGCCGGAGATATCGATATAAGGAAGCATTATCCTAGTGATTATATAAATGATAAAGAAATTGTAGATAATTTTATAATGGTAGGGGCTAGTAGTTATACTTTGGATAAAAAATTAAGGGCTTCTTTCTCTAATTATGGAAAAAAGAATGTGGATCTTTTTGCTCCAGGTAACAAAATGTACACTACTGACATTAATAATACATATGATTTCTCCAGAGGGACTTCAATTTCAACTCCAGTTGTTTCTGGTATTGCTGCTTTAATCAGATCTTATTATCCAAACTTACGTGCCATGCAGGTAAAAGAAATACTTATGAAATCTGGAGTTTCGTATAACATAGATATAGAGATCAAACAAAAAGATGGTTCCAAAAAGCTAGTACCTTTCTCAGAACTCTCAAAATCTGGTAAGATTGTAAATGCGTATAATGCTTTATTAATGGCAGAGCAAATATCAAAAAGTAAGAATTGA
- a CDS encoding DinB family protein — MLPEKISQNWTSFVQSIDINSQRKLKFRLQASVKVFQKSKQSLAGLWVRTDKKDGSVGFFDNMENRPIISNHWEVYTIEGEIDQHTSIFNFGGICWYNGIFCFKNFKLFIRYDTQNFTEVILKNPSFENIAHQLSIPGWKQGIGIKEPIEVQEYTLNSIKEKNKNTYLKIEGNDIINIDKIKEEYSPNIGTLIAMFYNLDDRLKKAVQELSSKEIDYFLNPKTNSIGALIIHLAAIEISYQVDTFEDREFNEVEQQKWETAYYLGEAAQKEYKGYEIDYYLDILRQVRKKTLIEFKKLNDEWLKEATLNSIYDNHYKWLHVLEHYSYHIGQIIMLKKLIEN; from the coding sequence ATGCTTCCTGAAAAAATATCCCAAAATTGGACTTCGTTTGTACAATCCATAGATATTAATTCCCAGCGGAAACTGAAGTTTAGATTACAAGCTTCCGTAAAAGTTTTTCAAAAAAGCAAACAAAGTTTAGCAGGATTATGGGTTCGAACTGATAAAAAAGATGGTTCTGTTGGTTTTTTTGATAATATGGAGAACAGACCTATTATATCTAATCATTGGGAGGTTTATACTATTGAAGGCGAAATAGATCAACACACTTCAATATTTAATTTTGGAGGAATCTGTTGGTATAATGGAATATTTTGTTTTAAAAACTTTAAGCTTTTTATTCGGTATGACACCCAAAATTTTACTGAAGTAATATTAAAAAACCCTTCTTTTGAAAATATAGCTCATCAATTATCAATTCCAGGATGGAAACAAGGAATCGGTATAAAAGAACCTATAGAAGTTCAGGAATATACTTTAAATTCTATCAAAGAAAAAAACAAAAATACTTATCTAAAGATAGAAGGCAATGACATAATAAATATTGATAAAATAAAAGAAGAATACTCCCCAAATATTGGAACCTTAATAGCTATGTTTTATAATCTGGATGATCGATTAAAAAAAGCTGTACAAGAACTCAGTAGTAAAGAAATAGATTACTTTCTTAACCCAAAAACAAATAGTATTGGTGCTTTAATAATACATCTTGCAGCAATAGAAATTTCCTATCAAGTTGATACTTTTGAGGATCGTGAATTTAATGAGGTAGAGCAACAAAAGTGGGAAACAGCCTATTATTTAGGGGAAGCCGCGCAAAAGGAATATAAAGGATATGAAATAGATTATTATTTAGATATTCTAAGGCAAGTACGTAAAAAAACACTGATTGAATTTAAGAAACTTAATGATGAATGGTTAAAGGAAGCTACATTAAATTCTATATATGATAATCATTATAAATGGCTTCATGTTCTTGAGCATTACTCTTACCATATTGGACAAATCATAATGCTTAAGAAATTAATCGAAAATTAG
- a CDS encoding prolyl oligopeptidase family serine peptidase, whose protein sequence is MKYISLKKYLILLVIPIISCSSQSQKQSNIVTDTYHGVKIEDEYRYLEDLKDSSVISWLQTQRKKALISLQNIPKRTHLIKLQEKLENQNTNEIKDIKVTNQDNYFYLKRSPNENYFKLYFRTDLNAKEKLLIDPGDFSKELGQDYYINYYKPSWDGNKLLISFTKNGEEFATMRIMDLSNNKLLPIEIKNCLPTYGGAYWLSDNSGITYLQVPIASNTNEAYLNTEVVLQKLDANTPEVLFSRAHDPELNMKPEDFPIVFKRSANTRFAISAVAGATPYHDYYYAPYSEIKNLHPSWKPLFKQENKITTYYQDQDSIIYLTSENASNFKICKTSLVNPNIQNPIVLVKEKEDEVIESFRLVKKGIVYTTTKNGVEAKLYLLKNNKNIEEISLPFTAGQVSLFSKGKDYDYLSITAEGWLHNAKRYIYDFSNQKFEAGDLSQSEASHLTKNIMVEELTVSSHDGTMVPLSLIYDKNLKRDGNNPVLMIGYGAYGSSITPSFSRKIMSWALEGGIFAVAHVRGGGEKGDAWYKGGFKETKPNTWKDLIACTEYLIKKKYTSAKKMTVNGGSAGGITVGRAMTERPDLFAAVIINVGKMNTIRSEVGFNGENNAKEFGTIKDSEEFKWLLEMDSYHHIKKGEAYPGTLIITGMNDSRVAPWHSAKFAAKLQKYNSSQNPILLDVKFESGHGSNDSKKERYEGVADILSFAFWQTGHPDYQPEK, encoded by the coding sequence ATGAAGTACATAAGTCTAAAGAAATATTTAATACTTTTGGTTATACCTATAATTAGTTGTAGCTCTCAATCTCAAAAACAGTCAAATATTGTGACTGATACGTATCATGGGGTAAAAATTGAGGATGAATATAGATACTTGGAAGATCTCAAAGATTCAAGTGTAATAAGTTGGTTGCAGACACAAAGGAAGAAAGCCTTGATTTCTTTACAAAATATTCCTAAGAGAACGCATTTAATCAAACTTCAAGAAAAACTTGAAAATCAAAACACGAATGAAATTAAGGATATAAAAGTTACTAATCAAGATAACTACTTTTATTTAAAACGAAGTCCCAATGAAAATTATTTTAAATTATATTTCAGAACGGATTTAAATGCTAAAGAAAAACTACTTATTGATCCTGGAGATTTCTCAAAAGAACTTGGACAAGATTACTATATAAATTATTATAAACCTAGTTGGGATGGGAACAAACTGTTGATTAGTTTTACCAAAAATGGAGAAGAATTTGCTACAATGCGAATCATGGATCTTTCTAATAATAAATTACTCCCTATAGAGATTAAAAATTGCCTACCTACCTATGGAGGAGCCTATTGGTTATCTGATAATTCTGGTATTACCTACTTACAGGTACCAATTGCTAGTAATACTAATGAAGCTTATCTTAATACTGAAGTAGTACTTCAAAAACTTGATGCAAATACTCCAGAAGTATTGTTTTCTCGAGCTCATGATCCTGAACTAAATATGAAACCTGAAGATTTTCCAATTGTATTTAAACGTTCGGCCAATACTCGGTTTGCTATTAGTGCAGTTGCGGGAGCTACTCCGTATCATGATTACTATTATGCACCATATTCAGAAATCAAAAATTTACACCCATCATGGAAACCCTTGTTTAAACAAGAAAATAAAATAACTACTTATTATCAAGATCAAGATAGTATTATTTATCTTACATCAGAAAATGCTTCTAATTTTAAAATTTGTAAAACTTCTTTGGTTAACCCAAATATTCAAAATCCCATCGTTTTAGTTAAAGAGAAAGAAGATGAAGTGATTGAAAGTTTTAGGCTAGTAAAAAAAGGAATTGTATACACAACTACGAAAAATGGAGTTGAAGCCAAATTATATCTACTCAAAAATAACAAGAACATAGAGGAAATTTCCCTTCCTTTTACAGCAGGACAGGTTTCTTTGTTTTCTAAAGGGAAAGACTATGATTATTTATCCATAACTGCTGAAGGTTGGCTACATAATGCAAAAAGATATATCTATGATTTTTCTAATCAGAAATTTGAAGCTGGAGATTTGTCACAATCAGAAGCCTCTCACTTAACCAAAAATATTATGGTTGAAGAACTAACTGTTTCCTCACATGATGGAACCATGGTGCCACTATCTTTGATTTATGATAAAAACCTAAAAAGAGATGGAAATAACCCTGTTTTGATGATTGGATATGGAGCTTATGGAAGTTCGATAACACCTTCTTTTAGTAGGAAAATAATGTCCTGGGCACTTGAAGGAGGAATTTTTGCTGTTGCTCACGTACGAGGGGGTGGAGAAAAAGGAGATGCTTGGTATAAAGGTGGATTTAAAGAAACCAAACCCAATACATGGAAAGATTTAATAGCTTGCACAGAATATCTGATTAAAAAGAAATATACTTCTGCAAAAAAAATGACAGTCAATGGCGGCAGTGCAGGAGGTATTACTGTCGGAAGGGCGATGACAGAACGGCCTGATTTATTTGCAGCAGTAATTATTAATGTAGGGAAAATGAATACAATTCGTTCAGAGGTTGGTTTTAATGGAGAAAATAATGCCAAAGAGTTTGGGACAATAAAAGATTCCGAAGAGTTTAAATGGTTATTAGAAATGGATTCTTATCACCATATCAAAAAAGGAGAGGCATATCCAGGAACTCTCATAATTACTGGAATGAATGATTCTCGAGTTGCACCATGGCATTCTGCAAAATTTGCTGCAAAATTGCAAAAATATAATAGCTCACAAAATCCAATCTTACTTGATGTGAAATTTGAATCTGGCCATGGGAGTAATGATTCAAAGAAGGAACGTTACGAAGGTGTAGCTGATATCCTGTCTTTTGCTTTTTGGCAGACTGGTCATCCTGACTATCAACCTGAGAAATAA
- a CDS encoding class I lanthipeptide, whose translation MKNQKSQKRKLSLEKTAITKLDNKAKRSIVGAGSGLGHQGGKTKTFMY comes from the coding sequence ATGAAAAATCAGAAAAGTCAAAAAAGAAAATTAAGTCTAGAGAAAACAGCTATTACTAAATTAGATAATAAAGCTAAAAGAAGTATTGTTGGAGCTGGAAGTGGTTTAGGACACCAAGGTGGTAAGACAAAAACTTTTATGTATTAA
- a CDS encoding AraC family transcriptional regulator, with amino-acid sequence MAKIKILFIWAFGLISFIPVFVYSQTDIDNTISEYLQKEKVSDTLLLKTYEQLESSFIEHKLDSILSKIYAKSYLKKAKNENDSIKMADGYYFISKICSSDIEINYLDSLIMVSKNLKHIKYPGVGYLNKGVCFYDKEDYTKALENYLIAQEYANQNKNVHHQITIKHNIGLLKKEIDATAEALFEFKQNLNFIKTQDTVNKYSKNHIITLFAIADSYHRMDLPDSASIYVKKGLHKTFKRKDKYKYTGFLLLDGINNYMLKDYQKSLDSLYKVSQRIQDAERYNPNEAYCYIQIARALQKLRQNDKAIYYLKKADTIITAENYTDEKRIAYEILIDYYKDLGDTQNQLKMMSKLIIFDSIYYAKNKNVKSDIITKYDTALLIDERNVIIDKLEQQKKISNRSIFILIGVTIVLIIIVWNYYRKQKLYKKRFIQLINDDGKRNIEQLKREETEGLSKQELDLPDEIIKSILKQLELFEQNNEFLNPNIKMSSVAKKLKTNSTYFSKVINLYKKKNFANYVNDLRIEYCIEKLKYDPKFRLYSIESIGEEVGFSSIQSFSRAFTKKTGITTSYFIKSIDKQ; translated from the coding sequence ATGGCAAAAATAAAAATACTATTCATTTGGGCATTTGGTTTAATTAGCTTTATACCGGTTTTTGTCTATTCGCAAACAGATATCGATAATACTATATCTGAATATTTACAAAAAGAAAAGGTTTCTGATACTCTACTTCTAAAAACATATGAGCAATTAGAATCTTCTTTTATTGAACATAAATTAGATTCTATTTTATCAAAAATTTATGCTAAAAGCTATTTAAAAAAAGCCAAAAATGAAAATGACAGTATTAAAATGGCTGATGGATACTATTTTATATCAAAAATTTGCTCTAGCGATATAGAGATAAACTATTTAGATAGTTTAATCATGGTTTCCAAAAATTTAAAGCATATCAAGTACCCCGGTGTGGGTTATTTAAATAAAGGAGTATGTTTTTATGATAAAGAAGATTATACCAAAGCTTTAGAGAATTATTTAATTGCGCAAGAGTATGCAAATCAAAATAAAAATGTCCATCATCAAATTACTATAAAACATAATATAGGGCTTTTGAAAAAAGAAATTGACGCTACTGCAGAAGCTTTATTTGAGTTTAAACAAAATTTAAACTTTATAAAAACTCAGGATACAGTTAATAAATATTCAAAAAATCACATAATTACTTTATTTGCTATCGCTGATTCTTATCATAGGATGGATTTACCAGATTCAGCATCTATTTATGTGAAAAAAGGTTTACATAAAACTTTTAAACGTAAAGATAAATATAAATATACCGGTTTTTTGTTGCTAGATGGGATTAATAATTATATGCTAAAAGATTATCAGAAATCGCTAGACTCCTTGTATAAAGTATCTCAACGAATTCAAGATGCCGAAAGATATAATCCGAATGAAGCTTATTGTTATATACAAATAGCGAGAGCATTACAAAAATTGAGACAAAATGATAAAGCTATCTACTACCTAAAAAAAGCAGATACTATAATCACTGCCGAAAATTATACGGACGAAAAAAGAATAGCGTATGAGATTTTAATAGATTATTATAAGGATTTAGGAGATACTCAAAATCAATTGAAGATGATGAGTAAATTGATCATTTTTGATAGCATCTATTATGCAAAAAATAAGAATGTAAAATCTGATATTATAACAAAATATGATACGGCTTTACTTATCGATGAACGTAATGTGATTATTGATAAGTTAGAACAACAAAAAAAAATCTCTAATAGAAGTATATTTATTTTAATAGGTGTTACCATAGTCTTAATAATAATTGTATGGAATTATTATAGAAAACAAAAATTATATAAAAAAAGGTTTATTCAACTTATAAATGATGATGGTAAAAGAAATATAGAACAACTTAAAAGAGAAGAAACAGAAGGTCTTTCAAAACAAGAACTAGACCTTCCAGATGAAATTATAAAAAGTATTCTTAAACAATTAGAATTATTTGAACAAAACAATGAGTTTTTAAATCCAAATATAAAAATGAGCTCTGTGGCTAAAAAGCTTAAAACAAACTCAACATATTTTTCTAAAGTAATTAATTTATATAAAAAAAAGAATTTTGCTAATTATGTAAATGATCTTAGAATCGAATACTGTATAGAAAAACTTAAATATGATCCAAAATTTAGATTATATTCTATTGAATCCATAGGTGAAGAAGTAGGATTTAGTAGTATCCAATCTTTTTCTCGTGCATTTACAAAAAAAACAGGGATTACTACATCATATTTTATAAAAAGTATTGACAAACAATGA
- a CDS encoding DNA-binding protein translates to MNIIIKQIELIDRVDQLIRLQATGSPDDLAYRLGVSKTKLYRIINTMKSLNAPIKYDITVQSFVYAEAVGFTFGFYPKHQKYRKLDPFVS, encoded by the coding sequence ATGAATATTATTATCAAACAAATTGAGCTTATAGATCGAGTTGATCAACTTATTCGGCTACAAGCCACAGGGTCACCAGATGATCTTGCGTATCGATTAGGAGTCTCTAAAACCAAATTGTATCGCATTATAAATACTATGAAATCCTTAAATGCTCCTATAAAATATGATATTACCGTACAGAGTTTTGTCTATGCAGAAGCGGTAGGATTTACATTCGGGTTTTACCCGAAACATCAAAAATATAGGAAGCTAGATCCTTTTGTGAGTTAG